The nucleotide sequence TTATTACTGCTTCGACGAAATCACGCGCGCCGGAGAATGGATGAACCGGCATGGACATCGGTACGAAGATAAATTCATTCGGAGTGTTGATGCCGTTATAACCACCTCGGAAACCTTATTGGAAGATAAGTCCAGGCAGCAGACCAGGGCGTTCTGCGTGAAGAACGGCGCCAATTTTGACCTGTTCAATCAGGCGTACCAGCTGGCCAGGGAGACCCCACCCGTAAAACCCGTCGTTGGCTACCTCGGCTTCGCCGACAACCGGATCGACATCAATTTGCTAGAGTACTGTGCCAGTACGATGCCGGATGTCCAGTTTCAGTTTATCGGCGAGGTTTCGGAGCCCGATATACTCAGCCGATTGAGCGGTTTTTCGAACGTAACGTTTATTCCGCCCCACCAGCCAGCCGATCTGCCTCCCTTACTGGCAAAGTTGCGGGTTGGCATTATTCCGTTTGTGTGCAACCCGCATACCTACACGATTTACCCACTTAAAATTAACGAGTATCTGGCGGCCGGTCTGCCGGTCGTATCAACGCCATTTTCAAAACTGGACGACTTCGCCGGGGTCATCGAACTGGCCGAAACACCTGAACAGTTTGCCGAAGCTCTCCGGCGGGCGCTGGCCGATACGGAGGAAGGACGGGTTCTGCAGCGGGTCCAAATGGCCCAGGCAAATTCCTGGAAACAACGGGCCCATGAGTTCGAACGGGTGATTCAGAGTCTGCCAAAAGCCTGGCGGCAACAGGAGCGCGTTACGTCGACCGCCAGCCATTAACGATATGAAGACAGCCATGAGTTTATTCAGCAAAACAGTCCGCATGAAAGCAGGGCAGAATAGCCTCCTTCACCAGAAATGGATACTGGGACTGATCGTGTGGGCAGTGATGGAGAGCGTTAGCTATGGGCAAGGGTCGGTTTCTTCATCGGCCGTTACGGCGAAGCCCGTTGGATTGGCCGCCGAAGGTATGCCTCTTGATAGCATGACGTTCGATTTTAACCGGGACATTACGGTCCAGCTAATCCCGTTTGACGACATGTTCAAACTGGCGTTAGCCTACTCACCGGCGGTTAAGTTTGAAGGTGCCGTTGCCAATTCACAACTGTCGGCCTATCAGCTCGCCAAGCTACAGGTCCTGCAGAACCTGACCGGATTCGTCAATTACTCGACGGGTAATCAGGCTATTCTGTCAACCGGGACGAACGCTACGGATCAGTTAGCCCAAATCTCGAACGGATATCGGGCGGGCGTAAACGTCGTGATCAGCCTGCACGATCTGTTCGCCCGGCCGCAGCAGATTCGTCTGGCCAAGGCGAACCATGATGCCACGCTGGAACGTAAACGCATCGCTGAAATCTATCTGAAACGCGAGCTGTATAATCTGTATCAGGACCTGATCCTGTCGCAGCGGGTGCTGCAGATTCGCTTACGCGACGATCAGGCATCGCTGGCGGCTTTTCGGATTGCCGAGGTGGAGTTGCAGAAAGGCAAAATTACGCCCGAAGCCCACGCATTCAACAGCAACCGATACGCCGAAACCCGCACAACGGTCGAACAGGCCAAGACCCAGTTCATCAAAAATATCTATGCCCTCGAACTGTTCGTAGGGGTTCCTATTCATCAACTGAAACGCGACTAGCCCTATGACACTACAAGGACTTTGGCGGCTTTTCAAGCAGCATCTCATCTGGTTTATCCTGTTTCCCGGCCTGGCTGCCGGAACGGTATATTACTTCACGCAACACGAGATGAAGGTTTATAAAACCAAAGCAACGCTGTACACGGGCTTTACGTCGGGCTATTCGCTGCGTTCAGCGCAGGAAGGGTATCAACACGATTACTCGGCCGTCAGTAATGCCTTTGATAATATCCTGACCACGCTCAACTCCAACCAGACGCTCTATTACGTGGGCGTAAACCTGCTGAGCGAACACCTGCATTTAACCAAACCAAACCCGTACCAGTTATCGGCTACCAGCTTTCAGGCACTACAGAAAGCCATACCCGCCCCGGTCTGGCAATCTCTGATTCAGGGGGGGGGCCAACTCTGACTCGTGTCCGGATTGACAGCCTGGCGAAGAGTCAGACCGATAACCCCATCCGGCAACTTTTGCTTGGTTCAGACTCGTATTACTCTGCCGAACATATCGGTAAAAAGCTGAAATCGACCCGCCGAAGCGGGAGCGATATGCTGGATCTGGAATACGAAGCCGAGGACCCGGCCGTTGCGCAGCAAACCCTGAGTCTGGCCATTACCGAACTCAATGATCGTTATACTGCGCTGAAACGGGGTGAAACCAATCCTGTTGTCAAGTATTATGAAAATAAGGTGAAGGACGCCAAGCGGTTGCTGGATAATGCCGAATCCAAACTGCGGGCGTTTAACGTTGAGCATAATGTCCTCAATTTTGAAGATGAACTGAAGAACCGCTCGGCGACCCGTGAGGCTCTGGTTTCGGAGTACAACACCGAGGTGATGCGGAATCAGGGCGCTAAAGCCGCAATGAACGCCCTGAATCAGCGCATGTCGCAGGGAGGCAGCTTACTCAAAATAAACACGGCGCTTACGGACAAACAGGCCGAACTGACGGCTGCAGAATCCCGACTGATCAATGCCCGCGCCAACGGTCAGCCACAGGCTGTTCTGGACCAGTATCAGGCTAAAGTCAATCAGGCGTCGGAAGAGCTGAAGCAGATCGCCCAGAATTATTTCGCGGCCGATAACTCGGCCGAGTCCGTCCCGAAAATGAAGCTGGTCAACGAATGGCTGGCAAAAGTGCTGGACTTCGAGGAGTCGGGAGCCCGGATGGCGGCAGTCAAAAAACGGCTGGACGATTACCAGGCCGAATCGACAACGTTTACGCCCCTGGAGTCGGAGCAGCGGCAGCTTACCCGCGATATGGGCGTAGCCGAGAAAGAATACCTGACGTTGATTCAATCGCTGAATCAGGCCACTACCCAACGGCAGGATATTACTATTGACGGCTCGTTATCGGTGCTGGACCCGCCCGTTTTTCCGCTGTCGGCGCAGGCACCCAAACGCTGGCTCTTCTGCGCCATTGCTGCCGGAGCGGGCCTCGTCATAGCCCTGCTGCTGGCCGCTCTGCGTGTCTGGACCGACAAGCGAATTCATTCGCCAGAGCAGGCCGAACAATGGATGGGCGGTTCCGTTACGGCGGTGTTTCCGGTGGTTAAGAAGTTTAGTGTCAATTCGCGGGCCAGCCGGGCCGCTGTGGGGATGTTCAGACAACTGGGAAATGCCATCAATATTGAGATTGCCGACCAGCGAAGTCTGGCCGGCCCGCCCCTGATTACGTTGTTCAGTATGCGGGCAAAACAGGGCAAGACCTGGCTGGCCCACGGTCTGGCCCGCATGTATGCCGAGTCGGGTGAGCAGGTTGCTTATTTCTATCCCCGGCTGTTGGAGACCGATAAGCGGTTTGAACAGGAAGGGATTGTTTTTCAGCCGTATGACCTGCATCCGAATCTGATGAATGTGCGGGAGCTGGGCGAGCTGTTGACCGAGGAAGATACGCTGCCATTGAGCACGTTTACCAAGCTTATTCTTGAACTGCCCCCGCTGGTTAGTAGTCCAATTCCACTCCATCTCGTGAATCGAAGTGCCGTATCGCTGCTGGTGCTGACGGTCCACACGATCTGGGGACGCCGGGATAAACAACTGCTCGAGCTATACAACAAAGCCGCCCGGCGTCCGGTAATGATTGCTCTTAACAAAGTCCAGGGTGAAACGAACGACGCGCCGACACTGAAGGATATTGAACAGGCAATGACTCAGACAAAGCTGTATGCCGAACCCGGTAAGCTGGGCGCTAACGAGCCGGTAACTGAAAAACTTCTTGACCAGCCCGCCGAATGAGTCATAAACAACAGGCAATAAGCGGGGGGAAGTGGATGAGTATGTCCACGGCTATT is from Spirosoma taeanense and encodes:
- a CDS encoding GumC family protein, which translates into the protein MLGSDSYYSAEHIGKKLKSTRRSGSDMLDLEYEAEDPAVAQQTLSLAITELNDRYTALKRGETNPVVKYYENKVKDAKRLLDNAESKLRAFNVEHNVLNFEDELKNRSATREALVSEYNTEVMRNQGAKAAMNALNQRMSQGGSLLKINTALTDKQAELTAAESRLINARANGQPQAVLDQYQAKVNQASEELKQIAQNYFAADNSAESVPKMKLVNEWLAKVLDFEESGARMAAVKKRLDDYQAESTTFTPLESEQRQLTRDMGVAEKEYLTLIQSLNQATTQRQDITIDGSLSVLDPPVFPLSAQAPKRWLFCAIAAGAGLVIALLLAALRVWTDKRIHSPEQAEQWMGGSVTAVFPVVKKFSVNSRASRAAVGMFRQLGNAINIEIADQRSLAGPPLITLFSMRAKQGKTWLAHGLARMYAESGEQVAYFYPRLLETDKRFEQEGIVFQPYDLHPNLMNVRELGELLTEEDTLPLSTFTKLILELPPLVSSPIPLHLVNRSAVSLLVLTVHTIWGRRDKQLLELYNKAARRPVMIALNKVQGETNDAPTLKDIEQAMTQTKLYAEPGKLGANEPVTEKLLDQPAE
- a CDS encoding TolC family protein yields the protein MKTAMSLFSKTVRMKAGQNSLLHQKWILGLIVWAVMESVSYGQGSVSSSAVTAKPVGLAAEGMPLDSMTFDFNRDITVQLIPFDDMFKLALAYSPAVKFEGAVANSQLSAYQLAKLQVLQNLTGFVNYSTGNQAILSTGTNATDQLAQISNGYRAGVNVVISLHDLFARPQQIRLAKANHDATLERKRIAEIYLKRELYNLYQDLILSQRVLQIRLRDDQASLAAFRIAEVELQKGKITPEAHAFNSNRYAETRTTVEQAKTQFIKNIYALELFVGVPIHQLKRD
- a CDS encoding glycosyltransferase, giving the protein MKQFDSIVCITQTQWSGDFQKAVVQLMTELSASHRVLVVDYLYTLKDLATGRKDLPIWKVVRVSDPLVRIETEHGGELYVWTPPLMMPINWLSPKSHDQLLGWNINQLTTSLKEVMRQLGIHKPLVINAYNPVYGLPLLGKLNECATIYYCFDEITRAGEWMNRHGHRYEDKFIRSVDAVITTSETLLEDKSRQQTRAFCVKNGANFDLFNQAYQLARETPPVKPVVGYLGFADNRIDINLLEYCASTMPDVQFQFIGEVSEPDILSRLSGFSNVTFIPPHQPADLPPLLAKLRVGIIPFVCNPHTYTIYPLKINEYLAAGLPVVSTPFSKLDDFAGVIELAETPEQFAEALRRALADTEEGRVLQRVQMAQANSWKQRAHEFERVIQSLPKAWRQQERVTSTASH